A stretch of DNA from Natrinema sp. HArc-T2:
CATCGAGGAGGTTATGCTCGCGATTCCGGACGCAGCCGACGCCGAAGACGAGAGTCTGTCGTTGCTGGCCGACGAACTCGACGCCTGACGACCGGCAGTCGGACGGGATCGGATCGCTCGCGGATGGCGGCGACATGTTCAGTGCCGCGCAATCGACAGCAGAGCTATACGGCAGGCGTGAGACACTTCCGGTATGAGCGATCCGTCGTCGGTCGGTGGGACCAACGTCGAGGGAGAGTCACCACAGATCGAGCCGACGGTCGAGACCGACGAGGCGACGATCACCGACGACGCCGAACTCGAGCGGACGCTCGGGCTGACCGGCGGCCTCGCCATCGGGATCGGGACGATGATCGGCGCGGGGATCTTCGTGTTCCCGGGGCTGGCGGCCGGTCGAGCCGGCCCCGCCGCGGCGGGCTCGTTCGCGATCGGTGCGCTCGTTGCCCTGCTAGTCGCGCTGCCGGCATCCGAACTCGCGACGGCGATGCCCAAAAGCGGCGGTGGCTACTACTACATCTCGCGCGGGCTGGGAACGCTACCCGGTGCCGTCGTCGGGCTCTCGCTGTGGTTCGGACTGGTGTTCGCGACGGCGTTCTATCTCGTTGGCTTCGGCTACTACGCCGTCGACACGCTCGCGGAACTCGGCGTCACGGTCGGTGATGGCCTCGTTATTCCGCTGGCGCTGCTGTTCGGCGCGAGCGTGACCGTCCTGAACGTGACGGGGACGGAAAACGCGGCGAAGCTGCAAAACGGGATCGTCGCACTGTTGCTGTCGATCCTGATCGTGTTCCTCGGCTACGGCGGACTCGATGCGGTCGGACTCGTCGGCGAGCCGTCCGCACCCGAACAGTTCGCCCCGTTCGGGACGATGCCAGTGTTGACGACCGCAGCGCTCGTGTTCACCTCGTATCTCGGCTTCGCGCAGGTGGCGACCGTCGCCGGCGAGATGCGCGATCCCGGGCGCAACCTGCCGCTGGCGATGGTCGGATCCGTGCTCGTCGTCGGCGTCCTTTACGTCGCAGCGATCTTCGTCGCGACCAGCGCCTTCGGCAGCGAGCGACTCGCGGGATTCGGTGAGACGGCAATGGTCGAGGTCGGTCGCCACTACTTCGGCTCGATCGGCGCGGTCGCGATCGTCGTCGGCGGCCTGCTCGCGACGATGTCCAGTGCCAACGCGTCGGTCCTCAGCACGTCGCGAGCCATCTACGCGGTCTCGAAAGACGCCCTGTTGCCGCGGCGGGCGAGCCACATCAACCTGCGATACGGCACCCCACACGTCGCGCTGGGAATGGCCGGCGGACCGATCCTCGCACTGGTTGCGACCGGTCGTGTGGAACTGCTCGCGGAGGTCGCTTCGTTTCTCCATCTGATCGCGTACGGACTGCTCTGTGTGGCGTTGCTCGCACTGCGGCGAAACGAACCGGCGTGGTACGATCCCGACTTCCGGGTCCCCGGCTATCCCGTCGTTCCGATACTCGGCGCGCTCGCCAGTTTCGTCCTGCTTGGCTTCATGCAGCCGGCGTCACAGCTCGTCGGCATCGCCATTATGGTCGCGACCGCCGGCTGGTACGCCTACTACGGTCGTGACGTGACGCTGAAGGGGGTGGTCGAATGAGCCGCGTCCTCGTTCCGCTGGCGATCCTCGAGAGCGAATCGGTCTCGACCGGCCTGCCGACGCTGCTCGCGACGATGGACGTGACCGTGCTGGGCTATCACGTCCTGCCAGAGCAGACGCCACCCGATCAGGCGCGGCTGCAGTACGAGGACAGAGCGACCGACGCGCTCGTCGATCTCGAGGCGGCGTTCGAAGCCGCCGGCGGCAGCGCCGACCACCGTCTCGTGTTCACTCACGACCGGGAGCAAACGATCGATCGGATCGCCGACGACACAGCCGCCGACGCCTACGCCATCACCGGTACGACCGGGCCGGTCGATCGCTTCCTCGTGACGCTTTCCGGTGACGTGGCCGTCGACCGGATCACCGCGTTCGTCACGGAACTGGTCGGCGACCGCGAAATCGGCGTCACGCTCGTCCTTGCGACCGACGACGAACCCAGTGGCCGGGACTCGCTCGAGGCGGCTGCCGACTCACTCGCCGGACACGGTATCGACGTCGCAACCGAACTCGTCGTCGGCGAGCCACCGCTCGAGGCGCTGCTTGCGGCTGCAGTCGGCCACGACGCGATCGTCATGGGCGAGCAGGCACCGTCGCTGCGGTCGTTCCTCCTCGGTGAGGACGCCGAGCGGGTCGCAGCCGAGTCGGTTGGGCCGGTCCTCGTCGTCCGCGAGCACCGCGACGAGACAGCAGCCGAGTGAGAGCAGCGGGCTGTCGTGATCGCTCGAGCGTTAGTCGGTTGGGAGTTCGACGACGAACACGGCACCACGGGGCTCGTTGTCCTCGACGCGGACGTGACCGCCGTAGATGTCGACGAGCGTCGCGACGAGATAGAGGCCCAGTCCCGTCCCGGCGCTCTCCGCGCCTTTCGTTCCTTTGGCAAAGATTTCGTCTTTCTGCTCGTCGGAGATACCGGGCCCGTTATCGGCGACACGAACGACGACGGTCTCGTCACGCTCGGTTACGTCGACCGTCACGGTGGGAACCCCTCGGTCGTTGTGCTGGATCGCGTTGGTCAACAGGTTCCGAAAGATCGAGTGGAGCATGTCGTCGGCGAGGACCGTCGTTCGCGGAATCGTTCCGTCGACGGTGATCGCGGCGGTCGCATGCTCCGAGCGCACCCGTTCGAGTTCGCTCTCGAGGGTATGTCGAAGGTCGACACGGGTTCGGTTTTCGTCCGTCGAGAGCATCACCTCGGACATGTCGCGTGCCGTCTGTGTCAACTCGACGGCGTGAGTGGCGCTCTCGTGAATCGTCTCGAGGTACTCGCGACCCGCGTCGTCGACGTGGTCACGGAGGAAGTCCGCATAGGCGGTCACGAGCTGGAGGTCGTTGCGGATGTCGTGGCGCAGCATCTGGTTCAACACGTCGAGGTTGTCGCGCTGTTCTTTCAGGCGCTGTTCGTAGCGCTTTCGCTCCGTGATGTCCTGGATCACACCATCGAAGACGGTCGTGCCGTCGACATCCCTGGTGATTGCCGTGACAGCGCCCCAGAGTGGCTCGCCACAAAGCGTCGTTAGCTCGAGTTCCGCCTCCGTCACGACACCCTGCTCGCGCAGGCGCTCGCTAAAGGCCGCGCGTTCGTCGGGGTCGGCATACAGCTCCCGGACGGAGTGCTCACAGAGCGTGGCCGCCGAATCCGCATCGAAAATCTCGGCCATCGCATCGTTGACGAGCCGAAACTGGCCCGTCTCCCCGGGCGTGTTCTGATAGACGCCGATCGGGAGGTT
This window harbors:
- a CDS encoding APC family permease, which translates into the protein MSDPSSVGGTNVEGESPQIEPTVETDEATITDDAELERTLGLTGGLAIGIGTMIGAGIFVFPGLAAGRAGPAAAGSFAIGALVALLVALPASELATAMPKSGGGYYYISRGLGTLPGAVVGLSLWFGLVFATAFYLVGFGYYAVDTLAELGVTVGDGLVIPLALLFGASVTVLNVTGTENAAKLQNGIVALLLSILIVFLGYGGLDAVGLVGEPSAPEQFAPFGTMPVLTTAALVFTSYLGFAQVATVAGEMRDPGRNLPLAMVGSVLVVGVLYVAAIFVATSAFGSERLAGFGETAMVEVGRHYFGSIGAVAIVVGGLLATMSSANASVLSTSRAIYAVSKDALLPRRASHINLRYGTPHVALGMAGGPILALVATGRVELLAEVASFLHLIAYGLLCVALLALRRNEPAWYDPDFRVPGYPVVPILGALASFVLLGFMQPASQLVGIAIMVATAGWYAYYGRDVTLKGVVE
- a CDS encoding universal stress protein, with the translated sequence MSRVLVPLAILESESVSTGLPTLLATMDVTVLGYHVLPEQTPPDQARLQYEDRATDALVDLEAAFEAAGGSADHRLVFTHDREQTIDRIADDTAADAYAITGTTGPVDRFLVTLSGDVAVDRITAFVTELVGDREIGVTLVLATDDEPSGRDSLEAAADSLAGHGIDVATELVVGEPPLEALLAAAVGHDAIVMGEQAPSLRSFLLGEDAERVAAESVGPVLVVREHRDETAAE